The Fodinibius saliphilus genomic interval TGGGGCCAGATCATCAAAAAAACGATCCATATCTCTTCTCATAGATTCAAGTGCAGGAATATCTGAATATCTCTTTATCGATTTCATACTGGTACCTCTTGTTTAAATTTATTTATAGTAATTGTAATTGAAACATCATTTCCTACTTGTTTTTTAAGAAAGGAAACCTTGATTATTAAGTATGCAGTACGAACCATAGAGGGGATTGTAGGAAATGGTCAGCTTCTATTTTAAGGCTTTTCCCTACAAAGAAAGTTCTTTATTGAATAAACCCAGACATCAAGATTGGTATACAATTATTATGCAAAAAGCTGATGGGCAAACAACCCAAAGAGAGGAACTAAAGACAGTACAGAATAGTAGTTTTACCCCATTTATAAAGCGATCATTTTATTGTGAATACTTTTTCTCATTCTCAACCCACTTTACCGCATGCATCATAAGTTCCGTCGCATTTTTTAGATTAAGTTTCGTTTTAATACGAGCACGATATGACTCAACCGTTTTTACTGACAGGTGTAGTTTTTCGGCAATTTTTCGAGTTTTATTTCCTTTTCCAGTCATCTCAAAAACTTCAAGCTCGCGATCACTTAACAGGTCAATGGGCGACTCAGAAATATCAGACCTTCCCCCCGCCATATCTAATAGTAACTTTTCATTAACATTTTCGCTGACATAAATACCCCCATTCATTATTTTTTTTGTCGCTTTCACTAAGACCTCTCCCGCTTCTTGCTTCATAACATATCCTTTTGCGCCTGCCCGCAGTACCCGTTCTGCATATAAGGTCTCTTCATGCCTGGATAGTACCAATATTTTTAAAGATGTGTCTAGTGAAATAAGATGCTTTACCAACTCCAGCCCACTCATTCTAGGTAACGAAATATCTACAATCGCCATATCAGGATTTAATTCCTCAAACTCTTCCAACACATTTTCGGCCTGCTCAAACTGCCCTACCACTTCATAACCATGCTCGTTATTCAGCGTCTGTGTTAACCCCTTTCGCATCATCGGGTGATCATCAACAACAATAATTCTTTTTTTATAGGTATCCGACATTATTATTTACTCTTTTATCATTTATAGATTCAGTGTAGTACTGTCTATAGAACAGCTATTACCTTTCATTTTCAATTGTAGCATACATAATATATAACTTCTCTGCATCAGCACTTCTCCCCACATCATTGTAAGGGTTTTCCCCACATATTCCATACCATTTTCACTCCTTAATAAAGACAGCATGAGACCGTAATTATATTGTTGAAGGACAACTCCAAATAATACGAGAAAAGCTATGGAAAAAGCCATTAAAAATCGGGAAATATTTGACCTATACGACCTGATGTTAGAACAAGTAAGAGATCTGTATGATGGAGAGCGTCAGCAATTGAACTTTCTTCTAGAAGCAGAAAAAAGAACCACTGCATTTGAACTTGACGAGACGATAAATATGCACCGTCGGGAAACAAAACGACAACTTGATCGACTCGACAAGGTTTTTCATATGTTGGAGGAAGAGCCAACTGGTGAAGCCTGTGAAGGCATATCAGGTATTATCAGTGATACCATGAAGCTAACAGATCGTTGCCAGAACCCTGAAGTTCGTGATGCAGCTCTTATTACCGCAATTCAACATATCAACCACTACGAAATTGCAGGCTACGGTACAGCTATTGCTTACGCAAAAGCACATGACCGCCATGACATTGGGGAGATATTACTGGAAACACTCCGTGAGGAGAAAAAGGCAGATATGGGGCTAAGCGACCTTGCTGAAAATTACATCAATCCAGATGCAAAATGGACAGCATTGGTTGAAAAAGTAGAGGGAAAAAAAAGCATAAAAAATACTCGGAATAACTAACCCAATATCAGCATAAATAGTTGTAAAAATTACAACTATCAAAACCCAGTATTTACGCCCTTGTGGGGACATATTGAGCTTTAATCATCAGTCTTGCCGCAATTATCCCAATAAGGCATTCCTGTTTC includes:
- a CDS encoding response regulator, which produces MSDTYKKRIIVVDDHPMMRKGLTQTLNNEHGYEVVGQFEQAENVLEEFEELNPDMAIVDISLPRMSGLELVKHLISLDTSLKILVLSRHEETLYAERVLRAGAKGYVMKQEAGEVLVKATKKIMNGGIYVSENVNEKLLLDMAGGRSDISESPIDLLSDRELEVFEMTGKGNKTRKIAEKLHLSVKTVESYRARIKTKLNLKNATELMMHAVKWVENEKKYSQ
- a CDS encoding ferritin-like domain-containing protein, which encodes MEKAIKNREIFDLYDLMLEQVRDLYDGERQQLNFLLEAEKRTTAFELDETINMHRRETKRQLDRLDKVFHMLEEEPTGEACEGISGIISDTMKLTDRCQNPEVRDAALITAIQHINHYEIAGYGTAIAYAKAHDRHDIGEILLETLREEKKADMGLSDLAENYINPDAKWTALVEKVEGKKSIKNTRNN